TCAGTAAGCTTGATCCGGCCCCGCACTTCAATAAGCCTCAGGCCTTCCAGCCGCTTCTCGAGCCAAGCGATGGTCGCCTCGGGGTCGGCCCCGGCGTAGCCCCCCATTTCCTTCCCGTGGTCCCAACCGCCGGTGCCCTGGAACCAGTTCGGATGAATTAGAAGGTACATGTAGACGGGGCGGGTCCAGATCCCGAAGTCCTTTTTCTTCAGGTCGCTGACCCGCCTCGACCTGGCATGGCGGCAAAGGACCTCCTTGACCTTGTTGCCGGCAAAGGCACTGCACTTTGGGCACCGCAGGCCCGGCTCGTGATCCACGAGAGCAAGGAGTTCCCCTACCCGGCCGAACCGCTCCTTGGCATTACCCTTGGAATAGTCGTTCAGTAAACGGGCAAAAGCCTGAGTAGTTTCGGTAAAGCTCGGCTCGGTATCGAGCACCACCCGTTCGGTGCCGGGGGCCAAGCGGGTTTCGCCCAGTTCCACGTTAAAGGTGTGGCCGCAGGAGGGGCAGGTCGTTTCGATATAGGCAGTGGTCAGTTTCTTCTCAGCGATAACCGGGTTTTTGAAAACCGGGGTGCGGTGGCCGCAATCCCGGCTCTGGCACGGCCCGTGCTTGGCCCAGAAGGTGTAGATAACCTCGGGGCCCTCCCAGCGGTAACGCTTCCGCTCTTCCGGAGAAAGGTTAAGGGGATCGACGTCGGCAGTTTTTCCGGTTTCCGTATCTATCCAGCGGCCCTGGTGCCCACGCGGACAAGCAGTAACATAAAAAGGCTGGACGAGGGGCTTGACCTCCGCTTCAATGTGATCAAAGAAGGCCTTGACCTGTCCGGGGTCGCTGCAAGCGAGTTCATTTTTGGTAACAAACCAGGCCACAGGGTTAAGGTCTACGCCCGCCACCTGGAAGCCCAGCCGCGCCCCCTCTACCAGGGTAGTGCCGCCGCCCATGAAGATGTCCAGTACCCGTAACTTCTTGAAGGATCCAGCCTTCTGGTGGTTGGCGTAGTAATGCTCCCAAACCAGCTTCGCCGCCTGCGCCTGATCCTGAGGAGCTTGGGTGGCAGCCGCGATCAAGAGACTCCGGAACACGCTGGAGCGGCGCCGTGCCCACCACTTTGACATCTGGTAAACGGGTTTGCCAGCGTTACCCTCGAGTTTAGAGAGGGCGTTGATAGGCGCAATGGGAAAGTCTACCTCCAGGCAGACCGGCGGTCGCTGGGGATCGTTAAAGTCGGGTACAGGCAGGCGGACGGCCCTGCCGAGGTTAGGTGGCGTATGTCCCTTGGCCTGGCCGGCCGGATGTTCCTTCTGCACCGGCGTTTCCGACCCAGGGATCTTTTCGTTTGGAAACAAAGTTCCTTGCGCATTTGCTACACGCATTGCAGGTCACCTTCTCAGAGTGCCGGAAATTCCACGAACGGCACCGCTACTTCAAGGAGACTAAGCCCTCCGTGGATCAGGTGGGGAAAGCCGCCCTGAACCTTCCATTTACGCTGCCCCATGACCACATGAAAGTCATTTTCGGTCAGCGCTACGGGTGGCATGGACCTGGCCGGCCACGGCCCGGATGCAACCCTGTACCGGGAGGCACCAAAGGTGTCTCGCAACGCCTCAATTACGTCCGGGTCGGTTTCCTCGCTCGAAAACAACCGGCTTTCGGCGTACCCGTGGTCGGCCGTGATAACCAGTTTTCTTCCTTGCCGTAAACGATCTGCGAATCTCCAGAAACCGTCGTCCTGCAAAACGTCCGAAGCGGCTTTGATAATCTGGTCGGGGAGCTTTTTGTGAACATGGATAAGATCGTCCAGCCAGGTGTGCCAGAGGAAGACGTTTCGCTCGGTCGGAACGTACGCCACGCTATCTTCAAAGGGAATGCTGAGGACATTGGTAAAGACCGGTCCGTCACGGAGCACGAAGGTAGCGGGTGCGCCGTTGTTGGCCAACCTGTGACGGGCCGGCACTCCCAGGGCCCCGGCAAACTGGTCGGTATCCGAGGGTACTTCTGATCCCGTTACCCTTACGGCTGTTGGCGAGAGGCCCCGCGCCTGGGCTCCCTCCAGGAGCGGGGCAAGCTGCCGCAGGGAAAAGGCATCCAGGATAAGCACAGCCCGGCCGAACGGCGTAGGCTCGGACCACCATTGGCGTAGCGCTTCGGAAGTACGCGGGGCCTCACTTTGATAGGCCATCCAAAGCTCCCATGCACTCTCCGCAAGTAGCCGGTCTGCGGCCACGGTCTGGTGGTGAAGCTCAGTGGGCGCCACGCCTGCCAGGCTCAGGTCTCTAAGCTGCCCAAAGATCGCTTTCCACGCTTCTGAAGCTGATGGGGAATCAAAGATTATCTCCACCCAGGGACATGCGGCCATTCGTCTTCCCCTTCTTCCGTATATGTAACCTCCAGTGAGGCGCGGACAAAAGAGGGTAATCGCTGGAGGATTAGTTTCACCTGCTGCACCGTAAGGCCCTGGAACTCGATCTTTACCGTATCCAGGGTGTGCTCGGGCGACAGACGCCATTTCTCAAAATACCCGCAAAGATTGATTCCGGTATTCGGCTCTTCGGTCAAACACGTTTTCTTTTGCACACCTGAGGGCTCCGTCTCAACAGCGGGCCCATCAGCCGGCGGCGACGGCTGGGCGGCCTGTCCAGAAGGTACGGGCGGTGTTTCCCTGATTACCGACGTTCCTTGAGCCGGTGGTATGGTCGCGGTTCCGGCCGGTGGCGCCGTTACCGTCGCCCCGCCAACTGAGGAAGGGAGCCCTAATTGCACCTCGCGCATTTCCGGCCCGGAGCGAAACGCTTTTGAGCGTACATAGCGGAGCGCCTCTTCGTCGCCGGCATGTTCCGGCAGGCGCCCTACCCAGGTGCCACCGACATTGACCACCAGCTTGCCCTCGGCAACTGCCTTAAGAATCTCCTCGTAGATCCTGGTGTCGCCCAGATAGGGGATGGCCTCGCGAGCCTCGGCCGGTGGAGGCTCGACCAGCTCGTCCAGGAGCTTACCCACTAGAAACGATTCTCCGGCTCGCTGCATGACTAACTCTTGGAATGCCTCAGGATCAAAAAGGTCCTCCGTAATTCTCTTTTCAACTGTGGGCGGTATCTCCTCACCCTGGGTGTTGATGCGTTCCACGTCAAAAACACACTGCTCGGGGTTGCGGTAATCCCAGCGCTTCAAGATCGCAAAACGGTCAAATCGCTTTTTAAGGGCTTCTCTGAGCGGTTTATCAAATTCGTCTTTAAGAGCCTTGTATTTCGGGTCATCTTTCCAGGCGATGGACGTCAGATAGGAACACCGGGCGCAAAATACGAGTTCAGCATCCTTATAAAGGCCCTTGCTTTCGGGCGTGGGAAGAAGGAAGCGCACGGTGTTGCGCCGGATGGAAACGTGCCGTGCCAACCACACCCCCAGTTCGGGAATTCTCCCTTCGCTTACCGGGAGCGGATCGGGCACGAGGATAAGTACCGGACGCTCCCACCGGCCAGGCCTATCCGCCTCATCAACGTCTGCCCAGGGATCGTTAACCCAGTCGGGGCCCAGAACAATTACCCTAGAAGGAGGCTCGCGGTCGGCCGGGACAAGAATGTGGCGGAGTGTATTACGAATATGTTCGATATCCTTGCCAGGATAACGCACCTGCCCTGCCACTGGGGCCGGGCCAGGCTGCCAAAACCTGTCATTCCTTGCTGTTGCCCGTACCTTGGAACGCGGGTTTTCTTCAATACCAAAACGCAGCCGGCCCTCCGCGCTTTCCTCCCCGTGGATGTTGATACTGTTCTCTATTAACTGCACGATCTCGCCCTGAAAGGCGTTGTCGTCAATAGGTTCTCGGCGGGTGATGTCCAGGTGAAGTTCCTGGCGCGTGCCGCCCGCATTTGACCATGGGGACATGGACCGCACCCACAGCGCGCTTACCAGTTCTCGGGCATGAGGTATCACCGTATTGGTGGCTTCAACGGCCTCCAGGTTCCGTCTGGCAATTTCCCGTAGCCGCTCGTGATGTGCGCTAGCAGATATGGAATCAAGTAGGGATTGGACGCCACAAGAGTCATCGTCAACGAAGAAATCTGCCGGGGTAATAATCGGCACCTCTTCGCCCCTGGCCCGGTACACCTGGGCCAAAATGCGGATGAGGTCCCTGGTCTCCTGAGCGGCCTCAGCCATCAGTATCTGGTCCTCCAAGAGTTCCAGCAGCTCTGGCGAGAAGGGCCAACAGGCTACAACTTCCTCAGCGACGCGCCCGCGCTCGGAT
Above is a genomic segment from Clostridia bacterium containing:
- a CDS encoding DUF499 domain-containing protein encodes the protein MSVMHHAIESPDYVEAWAREWGERLGIGALQTLNLQRGFRAISEPVHNQEYPLLWELLFDRHPRGELFRGKFQQIGYPCPPRSLIEEMLTAQPIVLILDEFQKWFDGLRDEPGPEGMKYRTWAENFIQNLSEISKERPDLLILVVSVLNNNTEAFRQVHRIGPVLIDFRGPTAKQDRQQLVLYRLFENRENIPTSDFRHLTAPYAAERYRLLFSHLPESERGRVAEEVVACWPFSPELLELLEDQILMAEAAQETRDLIRILAQVYRARGEEVPIITPADFFVDDDSCGVQSLLDSISASAHHERLREIARRNLEAVEATNTVIPHARELVSALWVRSMSPWSNAGGTRQELHLDITRREPIDDNAFQGEIVQLIENSINIHGEESAEGRLRFGIEENPRSKVRATARNDRFWQPGPAPVAGQVRYPGKDIEHIRNTLRHILVPADREPPSRVIVLGPDWVNDPWADVDEADRPGRWERPVLILVPDPLPVSEGRIPELGVWLARHVSIRRNTVRFLLPTPESKGLYKDAELVFCARCSYLTSIAWKDDPKYKALKDEFDKPLREALKKRFDRFAILKRWDYRNPEQCVFDVERINTQGEEIPPTVEKRITEDLFDPEAFQELVMQRAGESFLVGKLLDELVEPPPAEAREAIPYLGDTRIYEEILKAVAEGKLVVNVGGTWVGRLPEHAGDEEALRYVRSKAFRSGPEMREVQLGLPSSVGGATVTAPPAGTATIPPAQGTSVIRETPPVPSGQAAQPSPPADGPAVETEPSGVQKKTCLTEEPNTGINLCGYFEKWRLSPEHTLDTVKIEFQGLTVQQVKLILQRLPSFVRASLEVTYTEEGEDEWPHVPGWR